GATAGTCGGGATGTTTGTTTACACGGTAGGAAATGGTGTCGGTAATCGTACTGTGCAAGATAGATTCCAGCATTCTGGAGAAACAATCCATCGCCAGTTTCATAATGTATTGAGTAGTTTGATTCGGATGTCAGACGATATTATCAGACCAAGGGATCCAACATATTCGACAGTCCCGAAGTACATAGAAGAAGACGACAAATATTTTCCATACTTTAGGGATTGCATCGGGGCAATTGATGGTACACATATTCATGCGTCAGTCCCGAATGATGATCGGACAAGATTCATTGGGCGAAAAGGCGTGACCACGCAAAATGTGATGGCGGCATGTGACTTCGATATGATTTTCACATATGTGTGTGCGGGTTGGGAGGGATCGGCGCATGATTCGCGAATTTTTAGTACGGTTCTCTCTAATGGAAACTCAAAGTTTCCCCACCCTCCCCCTGGTAAGTCATATGAACATATTTATTATAAACTagtattttaattcaaattTCGTTAGTAAGTAACATTAACTGTCCAATATGTTACaggaaaatattacttggttgattcAAGATATCcgaatcaaagtggatatcTAGCACTGTATAGGGGACAGAGATACCATTTAGAGGTATTCCGAAATGGTCTTGATGTATCGACACCACGGGAAGCCTTCAATCATGCACACTCATCTCTCCGTTCGGTTATTGAGCGCACATTTGGGGTGCTAAAAAATAAGTGGCACATTTTATCAACAATGCCCCCTTACTCATTTCGCACTCAAGTGAAGATTGTGGTTGCATGCGCAGTTTTACATAATTTCATACGATTGCACGCAATGGATGACCCGGACTTCACTGCATATAGTGATGATGACCACAATCTTCATGTATCAGGCATGGAAGCCAGTACCAGTGGAGTTGGAGCGAGCACTTCGGAGGACCAACCATTCATTGGTGAGGATCTAGAGATGGCAGCTCTCCGCGATATGATTGCGGCAGAAGTGTTTGCATCGTactagattattattattattttttaattaacaaATGTCATCAAATGATGTAAACTACTTTATTTTAAActattagggcaaatgcaatggttggtaGGTAATGGGGATAGTAAACTGTATTGggaaatgtgttttgctgatgtggataggAATGAAAATGTATTGTCTCTTGCCATTGTACAATGATGTTAAATAGATATTAGTTAGTTAATTTTGGTGACAAATGTTTGAATaacatacaacaatatatatactattcaaaatgattttctataaaattacattaaccataaataattattttaattaataaaattttacagcaaataaatacaatatttaaaaaaaatagtaaatgatggaagaaaaattttaaatttcatcctgtccattttttgtgtgtgtgtgtatacatgggtttgggtcttttaaaaaaactaaagagaGAGATGGGTCTTGTAATcgaaacagtatcacatacaaaacagtatcacatacaaaacagtatctcatacgaaacagtatcacatacaaaatagtatctcatacgaaacagtatcatatacaaaacagtatctcatacgaaacagtatcacatacaaaacaatatcacatacaaaacagtatcacatacaaaacagtatctcatacgaaacagtatcatatacaaaacagtatcacatacaaaacaatatcacatacaaaacagtatctcatacaaaacaatatcacatacaaaatagtatcacatacaaaacagtatctcttacaaaacagtatcacaggAGAGAGAATAGGTTTACAGTTGATGTTTGTGTGGGCCCACACCAGTCCAGCAATTTGAAGCCCCAATAGAAGTATTTGTTCCCAAAATTGGTCCAGCAACTTTGATTGCCAAAAAGTCCATCATTGTATGAATTCAACCTCTCCATTTCCCATTAAAGATCCATTTAACCCATCCATTCTTGCCCTAAAgcccaccattgcatttgcccttatgcAATGTAAACATtttgttaatttatattaatattattaattatctaatataatatttaaattagtattattaattatataatattattactttatattaatattattaattatttttatactCAAAACACGAAACTGCGGTTGATCGcaccacaccacagttttaaaagtaatgcgccaaacagctttttgcgttccaactcacctcacagcaccacagttttataactcacagcaccacaccacacctcacagcacctcacagcattcccaaacaagcccattgGTTGCCAAGTGTGTTAGGGCACTATACTTTTCTCTCTCACAGCCTCCTCTGTTTTCTTCCTCAAGCACTATGTCGCCATCGCGTTCAAGATATTATTTGCCACAACTAGAGATTAATTATTGCGAAATGAGAAGACATTCTTATAATTTTGATTGACCTGCATCATAGTCattcaggggaaaaaaaatttgcaggCTTAAATTATGTCCATGGCCTCATTCTCTTGTCCTTTTTTTGGCGTAAAAGAACAATATTTAACTGTGCAGCATTAGAAATTAGATGTGCAGAAAAAACACTCACACATAAACATAATCATAATTTTGCTTCTgctgtttcaattttcaaaggCCCCAGCACCAGAAGAGTATGAAGTAACATATATTAATAAGCTCAAATTGCAATCTACAACGCACATGGAAAATAAACAAGGATAAGTCACTCATACAAACAACCAACATGACTTGAAGTAGATACATGGAAGTAAAAGAGGAAGACTACCAAAGACATGATTTAAAATAGTAAGAAATGATGTCGATTCAATTAGAGAgtgaaaatagaaatgaatggcggaaacAAATACAATTAGTGAATTATCGTTGATTTTCTGATAGATTTATGTACCCTATCcgaaacttttgggataaagactcgGATGATCACAACACTACATTAAGAGTGATCACTAATTCACAACACTGATTGACAACCATGTGTCTTCAATCTACTGATATATACAGGCGTAACAGGCTATGTGTCTTCAATCTACTGATATATACAGGCGTAACAGGctgtatataaaaatattaatctGATTGAATAAAAGAATTGACCTTTCACAAGTTAGAGTATAAATGTGATTTAGCTTCaatgtaacggcccatcccgcaggatccagccgAGCCCATGGatcgctacccccaacccatcacctACGCCACTTGTCAGACCCAGACACGGGCATGCCTGCACACGCCGACACAGGTAGGTTGTTGATAGGAGTCGAACCTTCGACctcccaccctttaacataagTTCCTATACAAGGCAACTCATGCTACCAGCTAAGCCATGGCCTAGTTGGTAGCATAAGTTGCCTTGTATAGGAActtatgttaaagggtgggagGTCGAAGGTTCGACTCCTATCAACAACCTACCTGTGTCGGCGTGTGCAGGCATGCCCGTGTCTGGGTCTGGCACGTGGCGCaggtgatgggttgggggtagctgtccatgggcccggctggatccCGCGGGATAGgccgttacataaaaactgtctttttataaatttcccCGGCCGACACGCATGCCCCAGTTACTCTCCAGGATCCATGGTCCAGACAGCTCAATCCATCCAGTCCACGCATGGCACGGAGGTAGCATGAGTTGCCTTGTATAGGAActtatgttaaagggtgggagGTCGAAGGTTCGACTCCTATCAACAACCTACCTGTGTCGGCGTGTGCAGGCATGCCCGTGTCTGGGTCTGGCaggtgatgggttgggggtagtggTCCATGGGccggctggatcctgcgggatgggcctttacataaaaactgcctttttataaatttcccCCGCCGACACGCATGCCCCAGGTACTCTCCAGGATCCATGGTCCAGATAGCCCAACCCATCCCGTCCACGCATGGCACGGAGGTTGTTGCGAGAATCGATCCATTGATCTCGCCTTTAACATAAGTTCCTATACAAGGCAACTCATGCTACCAGATAAGCgatggcttagttggtagcataaGTTGCCTTGTATAGGAACTTATGTTAAAGGTGAGGTCTTGTGTTCGAGTCTCACAACAACCTACCCGTGTCTTGACAAGGCGTGTGGCGCGGCCAAGgggtgatgggttgggggtaacGGCCCATAGGGCCGGCTGACCAGTGGTGACTGGGTTGGGCCGTTACGTTCAAGACTATGGAAACCAAAATTCCGGTTAGTTCTCTCACAAATTGACACATGATTGAAAGATATCATGGTCTCAACAAAGAGGTGGAGTCCGGTGGACTGCTATCGGTGGGTTTCCTcgtcgaaaaaaaaaaatgacttctACTTACCGGATTGGTAATAATACTTAGTTAATTAATTCACCTTCGTCTAACTAAtaaataattagttaattacatCTCTGCATTAGACATTAGTTAGTATTTAGTTCAATTGAAATCGATAGGGCCGATGATGAACTAATTGCGACTTCATATATGTCACCGGGCCGTGTAATTGGGCCCAAATTGTAATTGTAGCCCAACTCTTCTCGGGCCTCTTAAAAGATCAGGCCATTTAATTGGGCCTAATGGGTGCAATTGACCGGCCCGTCAGTGTGTCCATGTGTAATGGGCCCGACCCATAAGCTATCCTCAGACCCGTAGTCCTCAAGGGTGGGTGCAACTGACGGGGCCAGCAATGGAATGGGCCTTATTCAAAAGCTGTCCTCAGTATAGGTGACATCAGGTATGGGATAAGCAAAATTTGCTTCGTTTTGTGAACTAAAAATGAATCTCTTCTTATTTATAAAGAATTGAATTCATGTACACTCAAACAAAATGTCTCATGTAAAGAGTACCAAAAAGCAACCAATTCTTAAGCAAGAGATTTCTTTGGATCATGACTTTCTACATCTTGATGTCCCAAAAGTGATGAAGTGTCCTTATCTTTCACCTGAAAAATGAAcaacaatcatatatatatattagtgttTAAAAATTCAACTGTTTCACATAAATCAAGGGCACTAACTAGTAGTCAAGTCATGTGGTCCTATTATTGCTCTCTCTATTTCAACCGTTTGATACGAAAATCCGCACTTGAGAATACCTATAAATATATGTAGAGTTAGGCTCCTATACAGACGCCCGTAATTTTAGATTTACAGGTGTCACATTTTTTATCAAGATTCCAGTTTTTTTATCAACGCTATGGGCCCACAAGGAAAATAACTTTTGcttctgacaaaaaaaaaaagatcttaTGGGTGTTCGTACATgagaatatttatatatatacactcatcTCAACTAAAAAatttaatcaaatcaaaaagggaaaaagaaaaaaagagtagtAGTACCTGAGGCCCAAAAGAAAGGTCAAGAGATGgtttctttttgttctcttgGGTGCAGAAATAGGAGTACAAGACCATTCCCCACATAGCAACTAGGATTCCAATAATGTTTCTTATTGTGAAAGGGTCATGAAGCAATGTGTATCCAAATCCAAGTACAAGGCATGTCTTGAGGTGTCCAACCACTTGATATGTAACTGGAGATGTCTTGCCAATGACCATGAATGTGCTGAAGTTCACAAAAACTGATATAATGCATGATAGGATGATAAATGCCTGCACATTTCATTTCCACATTCATTACATTATAAAGAAAATTCATTTAATCAACATTAGAGAGGCAATCAATGGCGGTGGTTATGTTAAGTAGGTACCAAGACTATAGGTGAATACTTGTAAGCAAAGACATTTTGTTTGGTGAGGAACTTATCAACTACAGGGCCTGAGACAAACAGAATTGCTGCTTGAAATGGGGCTGACTGGTAAAGCAGCTGCGTCGACGAGACGTTGAGCCTCTTCTGTATTGTGTTTGTCAGCTGAATTAGGCATTCAAGTTAAAGAGAGACTGATAAATAAGCAATCAAAGGAAATATAGATATGGTGTTGTGATGTATATGAGAAGGATACAATTTGACCAACACAGGTGGTTATAATGGCTAGAATGGAAAGAACTGTTCCAACAAAATTGAGCTGCAGATCAGTTATGGAGGCAATGCCTACTCCAATGAGCAGGATTAGGAGAGAAAACTTTATCTTCTCACTGCAAAAGAATCACAACAAGAAAACCCACTAATATGAAAATCTGAGATTAATTCATAAATCTTTCTTGACAATGATCTGCAGTATTATACTTAACCTGAACTGCTTCTTCAAGAAAAGAGTCTCCAGTAGTACAGTGAAAGGAATGATTGCAAGTTTGGTCATCTGCAACAATAGGAATATCCACAAACATATGAAGACAGAATAGATGAAAAAAGAGAGGGTATAATTAGTACAAAATTCATGAATACCTGGTAGAATCCAACCGAATTGAAACCGAGGCTCAAATTGAGAAGTCCAATGGACACACCATTTAGGATGCCAAAGAGCATGACAGTCTTCATGTCCATGGATTTGGACTCAAACAAACTGAAGCGCTGAGCGGCGTGAAGCGTGCAGAATGTCACCATAAGATGCCAACTAGTTAGAGTTGTAGCTGCACCCACATACACAaggtatatatattaataactaCAGGGCATAAAATGTATCTATATGTTCAACAAAACTAATGAATTAACAAGTTACCAAAAGGAAATCCAAGATTGCTCATCAAAGCTTTGTTGCAGATGACAATGGAGACAGATGATGCCACCGAAAGAAAGAGTGCACCAAGAACACCGATCTGGAAGCTTGTCATCTCCCCCATCTTCAATGAAAATAAGGAATGAGATATGTTAATTAAGCAAGATAAACATCAACGGAGCTAGCTGAACCAAGTGGGTACTATAAACTTTGCTGATCTATGCATACCTTTGATGCGCAGACCTTAATATTGTACAAAGAGTTCTATAAAGGGTAGAGGAATGCTCCACAGCTACAATCAATTGCTGAAGTTGGCGCGGTGAATCGTTGCTGgagaagatgtgaatagagagagagagagagagagagagagattgttcTTGGCTTGTATGAGAATGTAGTTTAAGGCACCCTTTTATTTGTGATTGGCAAGAAGTTGGTGCCTAACGCAGTTATATTTATTCAAGGACCAACAGACAGTTTGGTCTTTGTCTTATTATCTTTGTTTTTCATACCTCAAGTGGTTGACGATCAATTTAAGCAAGTATTAGACAGTCAAAGATGGTAAGATCTCCATGTGAAGTGACAATTAACACAATTTTATACTCTGATTTGTTTACAGAGCAGTTCTCTCTAGATCTTATAAAATCTATGGAGACCGGTAGAAGTTATGTGTTGTGTCTTCTCTAGTACAATACATAGATAGAAAGAGATGTTTTAGTCAGTTGCTTTAACCAGATCAAAGGAGTCTTAACAAACAAGCCTGGAAGGTGAGATGGGCATTTCTATTATAATctgagggtgagggtgagggtgagggtgaggaTATCTGCCATTGCAAGCAAAACACCTTGCCTTCCTCAAACTCAATTAATGTGTTTGGTGACCAAAAAACTTCAGTTTCACTCCAATAATCATGAAAGAAAACAGTGATCAACTTTGTCTCTCACTATTTCTTCTACATAATTCCTTCAATAACCATATATGAATAAggtaaaattatgaaaaattttACAGGAAAAAGAATGATTAGTTAAGATATGTTTCAAGGATCAGAATTTCGCGCAGCGTGAATGCAAGCCTGTGTCCTGATCAACAATTACAATCTCAGTTCTATTGTCGCATCCGATCACATCCTGCCCCAGCTTGGCTGCTGCTGCTTTAAGCCCTTTGAGTGAAACTGGCTGGTTGAACAGGTTCAGTGATGGCAGTTTTGATGCTGGAGGCAATTTTCCATTAGGCAACAAACTCCTAAAATCTTCCTTCAACAATGGCACCTCAAAATCTGTCTTGTCGTGCTTAACAACGTTGTCTTTTGAACTAATATGTGCTCCTGGTTCCATATGATTAGTCGAGAAGCTAGCCTGGTTTGGGAAGTTTGGATAGAGACTAACATACCCTCTCAAGTACATCATGTCAATCAGAAACTTTTTCCATGAAGCTTGCCAACCATTAGTTCTGGATTTTGGGATTTGAACTGGGTTTGCCTTGGCATCTTCAGTGAATCTCATGTTCATGTACACATAGAATTCTCTCCATTGCTTGGGGAAGAAAACTGCACCCCAACTGCAAGGTAGTTGATGGAGATAAGGTGTGTTAGGGTGAATTCTCTTGAAGAATTCAGTTGGATCCCATTTAGGCCTCTCTTTAACCACCTCAACTATTCTTGGGGTATATAAAGAGATCGAAGAGATTTCGGGGAGTGACACTTGAGGATCATAGTGGTAGGCTAGGAGAGCATACTTGATCCACAAATAGTAGTAAGGAGAGACTTCGATATCGTCTTCAAGTAGGAGTCCGAAATCATCATCAGATGATGGATACCAACTCTCACTTACTGCTCTAATTAGCCCTCCTTGGATGATTCTCCTTCTGAGGGTTTTAGGTCCATGAGGCCACTCAAATGAGCCTACTAATTTTATGGTTGCCTCATCTACTTTACTATCCATATTGAAACTGATAGGAATTTCATCACCAACATAGTATGCATTGCTGAGAGATTTAAGAAGCCTTGTTAAGGAATGTGCACGGTTTTGTGTGATTATGTTGATAGAAATACACATCCGGTTCCAATCTGCATAGGTGGATCTATCATTGAAAACAAAGCGGGGACGAAAACAGAAAAGTAGCATTGAAGAGCAGACAATTGAGGATTCTTACTTGGCAATGCTGTTGTTCTTAGATCAGCCATCCAAAGAACCTTTGGAACAGACGGTCTTGGTAGCAGGATCAACGTCGTTCCTTTCAAGTTAGTCTCAGCAGCCATCTTCAAAGCTTTCTTCACATTAGTATCAATGTCAGTAACTGCAATCACCACACTTGGGTTGTGAATTTGGATTAGTCCTTTCATGCTAGAGTATACTGCTTGCACCACAGGTACTTCCGAGTTCGATATTCCTGAAAGATGCCCAACTGCCAAATCAAATATCTTAAATCTTCGCTCTTTGCAGACCAATTTAGGCCAATTCAATGCAGCTGCAGCATCTTCACAGGGACAGAAATTGCCTCCTGAGACTACAATGTAAGCCTTCTTGCCAAAAGTTGATCTGAACTTATCAAGAAGTGGTGCAAGTGCTTTAACTTCATCGACAGAGTGAGCATAAAAGAATGCGTCAATTTTTTGAGGATACATTGCAGCCCATTGTGTTATGTAGCCACCAGACAGTGCTCCCCACCACTGTCCATCCCTAACTTGAACAATGTCTTTGAAGATTACTGTGGTTTCTGATACATATGCAAGTCTGTGTTCACTATCACCCCAAGTTTCCTTGTCATTTGGATCAACTGGAAGAACATATGATCCTGCATTTCTGTACTTTTGAAGCTGGTAGCTGCATTTTTGGGATAGAATTTACAACTATTAGAAACTGAATTACGATTTACGAATATTACAGGGTAGAATTTTAATGAACAGGTCACCAACCCACTTTAGATCTTCAATTTTTGGTCTTGTTCAAACTTGAGGAATGAGTCTTAGATGCAAGAGAATTTTATGTTAACTACTTAAGGCTATGAATAGAGTAAAacttagaaaataaataataaaggaGTTTGATGGATATTTAGGTTACCTGAGATGCAAATCTTCACCAGTAATGAAGGTAAATGGTGCCTCAATGAAAAGTGTCTTGACAAGCTCTGCAGATAAAAACCATGAACTTGAAAGAAAATCAACCTGAACAATCTTCTCAATGGTGATATCATAAGCGGGGTCAGGCAAATAAAGCCCTGCCTCCTTTGATCTAAACTTTCTATAGCTTGGAAATGTGAAGTCTTTTTGTCTGAAAGGCAAGATCCTCCCAATACTTCCCAACACCGAGTTTTTATAATTCTCGGTCCCCGCTACGTGTGATAAGATTTGCAGCATTTTTTTGCCCGGAATCATGTCATCATCAAGAATGTACACAAGATCAGCTTCAGTCTGTAAAGCCATCTGGAACCTGCCATAGTACTTGAAGTCATAGGTTGAACTAATGAAGCTGATTCTTGTATCATTATAACTGTCCACAATTCTCTTCAATGAGACCTCATTTGGGCTCCCAAATGCAATCACCCAAACATGGTGGAATGGAAGAGTCTGTTGAAGCAATGAATCAAGCTGTGCACAAAGTGTTTTTCTCTTGAAGTGGTTCAAGATCACGGTCACTTTTGGTCTCTTCGGACCGCGCAAATCCCACTTTGATTTCATTGACATCAATTGTTTCAGAGTTTCTGTACCATATTTCTTGCTCTGGAAGTCTAATACCTCCTGATATAGCTCTGTCTTCAACTTGATCATTTGCGCATCATTTGACTTCTTTTGCTGGAAATCAATCTTCTCATGCTCACAAACTTCTGTTAGATTGGTTGCGATTTCAGCACTGATTAGGGAAGCAGATTCTTGGTATCGAGCAAGAACGTGCAGTGAGATTATGAATTGCTTCCATTGCTGTGCGATTCTTGTAGCCCATGTAAAGTCTGGTTTGGTTCCTAAATCAATTGATGGACTCATGTAGTAGAGTAGGAATGTTGCGTAAACTGCGAAAGCGAATTGGAGGAATGTAAGTGCAGTAACAACCTTTGTTGATGAGGCACTCCTTTGAGCTTTCAACTTGGACCTTCCCCCAACATAATCACTAAGCATTCCTTCCAAGTAATCCCCACTTCTCGAATTCGGATTCCGAAAGAAACCCATCTCTTCAATCCAATCAGAAATAATTTACACCTAAACAACAATCACAGAAACAAACATGTAAGCAGGATTTGAAGAAGTTGGTAGTAGTGGTCATGGTGGTGTACAAGTTTTGAAGAGATAACGGATCCTTATACATTATTTATACAAATGAAAAGGAGCTTTGAAGTATAAAGGAAGCAGCCCCCATGAGAAATGCTTCAAAGGGTCACATGGAGCTAAACGTTTATATTATTCaaatctatgtatatatatatataatgccatAACAGATTACCCCAAAAGCCAGTTTTACAGCCGTATAAAAGGGCTTCCCCTGCGTTTTTGGCACCACCCCTCCAAAGGCAATCTTTCTCTAGCGAAAGCACATGCAGAAGCTGGAATTTCACAGAATTAGTGGGAATGAGTTTATGAGTATTGGGAGGTCACGTAGTGTTGCAGGAAAGGCATTATTAATGAACTGGATCGAGTAGAATCGAGGGTTTTTAAGTGTCCGAGAAATTGAGATAGTGTTATTGGGTTGACTTTGTATGTGAATGTCTGATTGAACTTTTTGACGCAAGCTTTGTTTGTGATAGATTACCGAAATTGGGCTAGaattgaaatcaagaaacccATAGACTGGATTTGCTAGAGCAAACGAGAATTCACACGGGTTTTGGTTGCTTTGCCCATGGACAGAAATGTGGACCTTGACATCCTCTGCGAATCGGGTTTTTATGCATTAAGAGTGGCAGAAATTTGCAGTTATTGCATGTATCATTAGAAATACAACAAGTCCCACGATGGTTAGGTAAGAGTCAACAATGTATTTTATAAGTTTGAGCCCAACTACTCTCAATCGTAAATAGAGAACCCTTTTATCTCTTGACAGAATTTGTAAGTTCAATTTCTATTAGATGCAAGCTAAACGGACAATTGAATTGGACAAAACCTTTACAAGTAGGTTGGGTTAAACATTTCTCTCATCTCACTAACTTCTTGTGGCAATCTCTTTCTTGTGGCAATCtctatcaaattcttcaaattataaaataatgtaTCATGGtcaaatttgaaattattaGAAGCATTAATGGATAATGGAGATGTCATTGCACAATCATACTCATACACTGTAAAAGCTTTGTAAATTAGGGTATTGATAACGGGTGTCCT
This genomic stretch from Tripterygium wilfordii isolate XIE 37 chromosome 22, ASM1340144v1, whole genome shotgun sequence harbors:
- the LOC119991541 gene encoding protein ALP1-like, coding for MDIYSDVTEQFIIEELAAITGVALVAAGEAMFHNQCTPCWTSWYTGHMYMTDLLRGNRKKCLSVLRMDRRVFRDLCSELSTRYGLTPSRELSVKEIVGMFVYTVGNGVGNRTVQDRFQHSGETIHRQFHNVLSSLIRMSDDIIRPRDPTYSTVPKYIEEDDKYFPYFRDCIGAIDGTHIHASVPNDDRTRFIGRKGVTTQNVMAACDFDMIFTYVCAGWEGSAHDSRIFSTVLSNGNSKFPHPPPGKYYLVDSRYPNQSGYLALYRGQRYHLEVFRNGLDVSTPREAFNHAHSSLRSVIERTFGVLKNKWHILSTMPPYSFRTQVKIVVACAVLHNFIRLHAMDDPDFTAYSDDDHNLHVSGMEASTSGVGASTSEDQPFIGEDLEMAALRDMIAAEVFASY
- the LOC119992073 gene encoding UDP-xylose transporter 1-like, which translates into the protein MGEMTSFQIGVLGALFLSVASSVSIVICNKALMSNLGFPFATTLTSWHLMVTFCTLHAAQRFSLFESKSMDMKTVMLFGILNGVSIGLLNLSLGFNSVGFYQMTKLAIIPFTVLLETLFLKKQFSEKIKFSLLILLIGVGIASITDLQLNFVGTVLSILAIITTCVGQILTNTIQKRLNVSSTQLLYQSAPFQAAILFVSGPVVDKFLTKQNVFAYKYSPIVLAFIILSCIISVFVNFSTFMVIGKTSPVTYQVVGHLKTCLVLGFGYTLLHDPFTIRNIIGILVAMWGMVLYSYFCTQENKKKPSLDLSFGPQVKDKDTSSLLGHQDVESHDPKKSLA
- the LOC119991003 gene encoding uncharacterized protein LOC119991003, translated to MGFFRNPNSRSGDYLEGMLSDYVGGRSKLKAQRSASSTKVVTALTFLQFAFAVYATFLLYYMSPSIDLGTKPDFTWATRIAQQWKQFIISLHVLARYQESASLISAEIATNLTEVCEHEKIDFQQKKSNDAQMIKLKTELYQEVLDFQSKKYGTETLKQLMSMKSKWDLRGPKRPKVTVILNHFKRKTLCAQLDSLLQQTLPFHHVWVIAFGSPNEVSLKRIVDSYNDTRISFISSTYDFKYYGRFQMALQTEADLVYILDDDMIPGKKMLQILSHVAGTENYKNSVLGSIGRILPFRQKDFTFPSYRKFRSKEAGLYLPDPAYDITIEKIVQVDFLSSSWFLSAELVKTLFIEAPFTFITGEDLHLSYQLQKYRNAGSYVLPVDPNDKETWGDSEHRLAYVSETTVIFKDIVQVRDGQWWGALSGGYITQWAAMYPQKIDAFFYAHSVDEVKALAPLLDKFRSTFGKKAYIVVSGGNFCPCEDAAAALNWPKLVCKERRFKIFDLAVGHLSGISNSEVPVVQAVYSSMKGLIQIHNPSVVIAVTDIDTNVKKALKMAAETNLKGTTLILLPRPSVPKVLWMADLRTTALPNWNRMCISINIITQNRAHSLTRLLKSLSNAYYVGDEIPISFNMDSKVDEATIKLVGSFEWPHGPKTLRRRIIQGGLIRAVSESWYPSSDDDFGLLLEDDIEVSPYYYLWIKYALLAYHYDPQVSLPEISSISLYTPRIVEVVKERPKWDPTEFFKRIHPNTPYLHQLPCSWGAVFFPKQWREFYVYMNMRFTEDAKANPVQIPKSRTNGWQASWKKFLIDMMYLRGYVSLYPNFPNQASFSTNHMEPGAHISSKDNVVKHDKTDFEVPLLKEDFRSLLPNGKLPPASKLPSLNLFNQPVSLKGLKAAAAKLGQDVIGCDNRTEIVIVDQDTGLHSRCAKF